From the genome of Papaver somniferum cultivar HN1 chromosome 2, ASM357369v1, whole genome shotgun sequence, one region includes:
- the LOC113352794 gene encoding uncharacterized protein LOC113352794 encodes MAGKATQTKPLMVVRRSRRLEARKEGEKGEASVADEKREEAEKNLHEVEKDDGDKDMITNESSKTLRREKRRVKYRSERRAGTARRDSPAKREDGRGSKMEVGISQEEDANSETITTSSRKSIIYRKESPYEDYEEEDE; translated from the exons ATGGCAGGAAAAGCAACACAAACGAAACCCCTAATGGTGGTGAGAAGGAGCAGGCGGTTGGAGGCCCGGAAGGAAGGAGAGAAAGGAGAAGCATCCGTAGCAGATGAAAAACGAGAA GAAGCAGAAAAGAATCTACATGAGGTGGAGAAGGACGATGGTGATAAGGACATGATAACGAACGAATCGAGTAAAACACTCCGTCGAGAGAAGAGGCGAGTAAAGTACCGGTCGGAAAGGCGAGCAGGAACGGCAAGACGAGACAGTCCGGCGAAACGAGAAGACGGACGTGGCAGCAAAATGGAGGTTGGAATCTCTCAAGAAGAGGACGCTAATTCAGAAACAATAACAACTTCATCTCGGAAAAGTATCATATATCGGAAGGAAAGTCCTTATGAAGATTACGAGGAAGAGGACGAATGA